From one Neofelis nebulosa isolate mNeoNeb1 chromosome 4, mNeoNeb1.pri, whole genome shotgun sequence genomic stretch:
- the NICN1 gene encoding nicolin-1 isoform X3 yields the protein MSRVSVPCHVKGTVALQVGDVRTSQGRPGVLVIDVTFPSVAPFELQEIMFKNYYTAFLSIRVRQHTSPHTPAKWVTCLRDYCLMPDPHSEEGAQEYVSLFKHQMLCDMARVLELRLILRQPSPLWLSFTVEELQIYQQGSKSPSMTFPKWLSHPVPCEQPAPLIEVDGCYDLNLLSYT from the exons ATGTCCCGCGTGTCGGTGCCCTGCCATGTGAAAGGCACCGTGGCCCTGCAGGTGGGCGACGTGCGAACCTCCCAAGGCAGGCCTGGTGTGCTGGTCATCGATGTCACCTTCCCCAGCGTCGCGCCCTTCGAG TTACAGGAGATCATGTTTAAGAATTATTACACAGCCTTTTTGAGCATTCGTGTTCGCCAGCACACCTCACCGCACACACCGGCCAAGTGGGTGACCTGCCTGCGGGACTACTGCCTCATGCCTGACCCACACAGTGAGGAGGGAGCCCAAGAATATGTATCACTGTTCAAGCACCAG ATGCTGTGTGACATGGCCAGAGTACTGGAGCTGCGCCTGATTCTGCGACAGCCATCACCACTGTGGCTGTCTTTCACAGTGGAAGAACTGCAGATTTACCAGCAGGGATCAAAG AGCCCCTCCATGACCTTCCCCAAGTGGCTCTCCCACCCAGTGCCTTGTGAGCAGCCTGCTCCCCTCATTGAG GTGGATGGCTGTTATGACCTGAACTTGCTTTCCTACACTTGA
- the NICN1 gene encoding nicolin-1 isoform X2, protein MSRVSVPCHVKGTVALQVGDVRTSQGRPGVLVIDVTFPSVAPFEEIMFKNYYTAFLSIRVRQHTSPHTPAKWVTCLRDYCLMPDPHSEEGAQEYVSLFKHQMLCDMARVLELRLILRQPSPLWLSFTVEELQIYQQGSKSPSMTFPKWLSHPVPCEQPAPLIEGLPDPSRVSSEVQQMWALTEMIRASHTSTRIGRFDVDGCYDLNLLSYT, encoded by the exons ATGTCCCGCGTGTCGGTGCCCTGCCATGTGAAAGGCACCGTGGCCCTGCAGGTGGGCGACGTGCGAACCTCCCAAGGCAGGCCTGGTGTGCTGGTCATCGATGTCACCTTCCCCAGCGTCGCGCCCTTCGAG GAGATCATGTTTAAGAATTATTACACAGCCTTTTTGAGCATTCGTGTTCGCCAGCACACCTCACCGCACACACCGGCCAAGTGGGTGACCTGCCTGCGGGACTACTGCCTCATGCCTGACCCACACAGTGAGGAGGGAGCCCAAGAATATGTATCACTGTTCAAGCACCAG ATGCTGTGTGACATGGCCAGAGTACTGGAGCTGCGCCTGATTCTGCGACAGCCATCACCACTGTGGCTGTCTTTCACAGTGGAAGAACTGCAGATTTACCAGCAGGGATCAAAG AGCCCCTCCATGACCTTCCCCAAGTGGCTCTCCCACCCAGTGCCTTGTGAGCAGCCTGCTCCCCTCATTGAG GGTCTCCCAGACCCCAGCAGGGTATCCTCCGAGGTGCAGCAGATGTGGGCGCTGACAGAGATGATCCGGGCCAGTCACACCTCCACAAGGATCGGCCGCTTTGAT GTGGATGGCTGTTATGACCTGAACTTGCTTTCCTACACTTGA
- the NICN1 gene encoding nicolin-1 isoform X1 produces MSRVSVPCHVKGTVALQVGDVRTSQGRPGVLVIDVTFPSVAPFELQEIMFKNYYTAFLSIRVRQHTSPHTPAKWVTCLRDYCLMPDPHSEEGAQEYVSLFKHQMLCDMARVLELRLILRQPSPLWLSFTVEELQIYQQGSKSPSMTFPKWLSHPVPCEQPAPLIEGLPDPSRVSSEVQQMWALTEMIRASHTSTRIGRFDVDGCYDLNLLSYT; encoded by the exons ATGTCCCGCGTGTCGGTGCCCTGCCATGTGAAAGGCACCGTGGCCCTGCAGGTGGGCGACGTGCGAACCTCCCAAGGCAGGCCTGGTGTGCTGGTCATCGATGTCACCTTCCCCAGCGTCGCGCCCTTCGAG TTACAGGAGATCATGTTTAAGAATTATTACACAGCCTTTTTGAGCATTCGTGTTCGCCAGCACACCTCACCGCACACACCGGCCAAGTGGGTGACCTGCCTGCGGGACTACTGCCTCATGCCTGACCCACACAGTGAGGAGGGAGCCCAAGAATATGTATCACTGTTCAAGCACCAG ATGCTGTGTGACATGGCCAGAGTACTGGAGCTGCGCCTGATTCTGCGACAGCCATCACCACTGTGGCTGTCTTTCACAGTGGAAGAACTGCAGATTTACCAGCAGGGATCAAAG AGCCCCTCCATGACCTTCCCCAAGTGGCTCTCCCACCCAGTGCCTTGTGAGCAGCCTGCTCCCCTCATTGAG GGTCTCCCAGACCCCAGCAGGGTATCCTCCGAGGTGCAGCAGATGTGGGCGCTGACAGAGATGATCCGGGCCAGTCACACCTCCACAAGGATCGGCCGCTTTGAT GTGGATGGCTGTTATGACCTGAACTTGCTTTCCTACACTTGA
- the AMT gene encoding aminomethyltransferase, mitochondrial produces MQRAVSMVAHLGLRLQALPSALGRPLSCAQDLLRRTPLYDFHLAHGGKMVAFAGWSLPVQYRDSHVASHLHTRRHCSLFDVSHMLQTKILGCDRVKLMESLVVGDIAELRPNQGTLSLFTNEAGGILDDLIVTSTSEGYLYVVSNAGCWDKDLALMQGKVRELQNMGSDVSLEVVDNGLLALQGPTAAQVLQAGVADDLRKLPFMTSAVMEVFGVSGCRVTRCGYTGEDGVEISVPAAGAVHLATALLENPEVKLAGLAARDSLRLEAGLCLYGSDIDEHTTPVEGSLSWTLGKRRRTAMDFPGASVILPQLKGKVQRRRVGLMCEGAPMRAHSPILNMEGTMIGTVTSGCPSPCLKKNVAMGYVPCEYSRPGTPLLVEVRRKQQMAVVSKMPFVTTNYYTLK; encoded by the exons ATGCAGCGGGCAGTAAGCATGGTGGCCCATCTGGGCTTGCGTCTGCAGGCGCTCCCGTCGGCCCTGGGCCGTCCACTCAGTTGTGCACAG GACTTGCTCCGCAGGACACCACTCTATGATTTCCACCTGGCTCATGGCGGGAAGATGGTGGCGTTTGCAGGCTGGAGTCTGCCTGTGCAGTACCGGGACAGTCACGTTGCCTCACACCTGCACACACGCCGGCACTGCTCACTCTTTGATGTGTCCCACATGCTGCAG ACCAAGATACTTGGTTGTGACCGGGTGAAGCTGATGGAGAGTCTAGTGGTTGGAGATATTGCAGAGCTAAGGCCAAACCAG GGGACGCTGTCACTGTTTACCAATGAGGCTGGAGGCATCTTAGATGACTTGATCGTGACCAGCACCTCTGAGGGGTACCTGTATGTGGTGTCCAACGCTGGCTGCTGGGACAAGGACTTGGCCCTCATGCAG GGCAAGGTCAGGGAGCTTCAGAACATGGGCAGTGATGTGAGCTTGGAAGTGGTGGATAATGGCTTGCTAGCCCTGCAAG GCCCCACTGCGGCCCAGGTATTGCAGGCTGGCGTGGCAGATGACCTAAGAAAATTGCCCTTCATGACCAGTGCTGTGATGGAAGTGTTTGGCGTGTCCGGCTGCCGTGTGACCCGCTGTGGCTACACAGGAGAGGATGGTGTGGAG ATCTCGGTGCCAGCTGCAGGGGCAGTCCACCTGGCAACAGCTCTGCTGGAAAACCCAGAGGTGAAGCTGGCAGGGCTGGCGGCCCGGGACAGCCTACGCCTGGAGGCAGGCCTCTGCCTGTATGGGAGTGACATTGATGAACACACCACACCTGTGGAAGGCAGTCTCAGTTGGACATTGG GGAAGCGCCGCCGAACTGCCATGGACTTCCCTGGAGCGTCGGTCATTCTTCCTCAGCTGAAGGGCAAAGTGCAGCGGAGACGTGTAGGGTTAATGTGCGAGGGGGCACCTATGCGGGCACACAGCCCCATCCTGAATATGGAGGGCACCATGATTG GTACTGTTACCAGtggctgcccctctccctgcctgaaGAAGAATGTGGCCATGGGTTATGTGCCCTGTGAGTATAGTCGGCCAGGTACCCCGCTGTTGGTAGAGGTGCGGCGGAAGCAGCAAATGGCTGTGGTCAGCAAGATGCCCTTTGTGACTACAAATTACTATACCCTCAAGTGA
- the TCTA gene encoding T-cell leukemia translocation-altered gene protein isoform X1 — MAEPWSGQSLQALPTTVLGALGTLGSEFLREWEAQDMRVTLFKLLLLWLVLSLLGIQLAWGFYGSTVTGLYHRPDPHPQPAAALDVFLPPGLGGQNGSTPDGSTHFTSWETTANEPLKTHRE; from the exons ATGGCGGAGCCTTGGTCTGGGCAGTCCTTGCAGGCTCTTCCGACCACGGTGTTGGGCGCGCTGGGCACTCTGGGCAGCGAGTTCCTGCGGGAGTGGGAGGCGCAGGACATGCGCGTGACCCTCTTCAAGCTGCTGCTACTCTGGTTGGTGTTAAGTCTCCTGGGCATCCAGCTGGCGTGGGGGTTCTACGGGAGCACGGTGACAGGGCTGTATCACCGCCCAG atccccacccccagcctgctgCAGCTCTGGATGTGTTCCTGCCCCCAGGTCTGGGCGGCCAGAACGGATCCACACCTGATGGCTCCACGCATTTCACTTCGTG ggaaacaacagcaaatgAACCTCTCAAAACCCACAGAGAATAA
- the TCTA gene encoding T-cell leukemia translocation-altered gene protein isoform X2: MAEPWSGQSLQALPTTVLGALGTLGSEFLREWEAQDMRVTLFKLLLLWLVLSLLGIQLAWGFYGSTVTGLYHRPGLGGQNGSTPDGSTHFTSWETTANEPLKTHRE; this comes from the exons ATGGCGGAGCCTTGGTCTGGGCAGTCCTTGCAGGCTCTTCCGACCACGGTGTTGGGCGCGCTGGGCACTCTGGGCAGCGAGTTCCTGCGGGAGTGGGAGGCGCAGGACATGCGCGTGACCCTCTTCAAGCTGCTGCTACTCTGGTTGGTGTTAAGTCTCCTGGGCATCCAGCTGGCGTGGGGGTTCTACGGGAGCACGGTGACAGGGCTGTATCACCGCCCAG GTCTGGGCGGCCAGAACGGATCCACACCTGATGGCTCCACGCATTTCACTTCGTG ggaaacaacagcaaatgAACCTCTCAAAACCCACAGAGAATAA